The DNA region GCGTACTGATGCTGCTGTTCGTGACGTACCAGTTGTGGTGGACGAACGTCCGGGCGCACGCGCAGGCGGGCAACGAGGCGAGCAGCCTCCAGGACGACTGGGCCAACGGCAAGCGGAACCCGGGGCTGTTCGAGCCGGGTCAGGGCTTCGCCCTCCTGCACATCCCGAAGCTCGACGTGGTCGTGCCGATAGCCGAGGGCACCGACAAGAAGCGGGTGCTGGACCGAGGCATGGTCGGCCACTATGCCGAGGAGGGCGTGAAGACGGCGATGCCGGACGCCAGGACGGGCAACTTCGGTCTTGCCGGGCATCGCAACACCCATGGCGAACCGTTCCGGTACATCAACCGTCTGAAGCCGGGCGACCCGATCGTCGTGGAGACGCAGGACAAGTACTTCGTGTACAAGATGGCGTCGATCCTGCCGGTGACGTCGCCGAGCAACACGGCCGTCCTGGACGCGATTCCCAAGGACGCGGGTTTCACCAAGGCGGGCCGCTACATCACTCTCACCACCTGCACCCCAGAATTCACCAGCAAGTACCGGATGATCGTCTGGGGCACGATGGTCGAGGAACGATCACGAGACAAGGGCAAACCGGATGCCCTCGTTGACTGAGAAACCCGGGCGACCAGCGACCCCGGGCTTCAAGACCTCCCGAGCTTCACGACGTCCCAAGCTTCACGACATCCCGAGCTTCACGACATTCCAAGATTCCTGAGAGACCAGACGGGGCAACGCAGTGGCAGCGACGACCGACCACGAAGAGCACACGGACGCCCGGGCGTCCTCGCCCGCGCCGCGGCGCCGCGGCGGCGGCCGGATCGCGGCGGCCGTCAGCGTCTTCGGTGAACTCCTCATCACGGCGGGTCTGGTTCTCGGCCTGTTCGTCGCCTACTCGCTGTGGTGGACGAACGTCGTGGCGGACCGTGAGGCCGACAAGCAGGGCGACAAGGTGCGCGACCACTGGGCGGAGGACCGCGGCCCGGTCGGCCTGGACACCAAGGACGGCATCGGCTTCCTGCACGTCCCGGCGCTGAAGAACGGCGAGGTGCTGGTCAAGAAGGGCACCTCCACGAAGTCCCTCAACAACGGCATCGCCGGCTACTACACCGACCCCGTCAAGTCCGCCCTCCCACAGGACAAGAAGGGCAACTTCTCGCTGGCCGCCCACCGCGACGGCCACGGGGCCAAGTTCCACAACATCGACAAGCTCAAGAAGGGCGACGCGATCGTCTTCGAGACCAAGGACGACTGGTACGTCTACAAGGTCTACGCGACCCTTCCCGAGACGTCGAAGTTCAACGTCAAGGTCCTCGCGCCCGTCCCCAAGGAATCGGGGAAGCAGAAGGCCGGCCGCTACATCACGCTCACGACCTGCACGCCCGTCTACACGTCCCGCTACCGGTACGTCGTCTGGGGCGAGCTGGATCGAGTGGAGAAGGTCAACGACGAGCGGACCCCGCCGGCGGAGCTGCGCTGAGCGCTCGGCGGGACGCGCGGTGATGAGCCCGCCCGCCCGACGGGCGTGATTCCGCACCGGACCTCACCTCGCAAGGGTCATGCAAATGGGGGCTTGTACTGCTCGACCGAGCAGTACAAGCCCCCATTGACGTTGGACCAGCGGCCCGTGTCCGGGTCGCCCGGGTCAGTCCTCCTCGCGGAGCGCTGCCCCGTCGGCGCCTCCGAAGAGACCGCCGTTGCCGTTGCCGCCGTTGTTCTGCTGCCCGGCGTCGACCGTGCCGAGGTTGACGCGGTCGCCGGCCTTCACCTGCTGGCCCTCCTGCGGGTTGCTGGCGAGGACGATGGCGTTGTCGTCCTGCGAACCCTGGATGTTGCCGACCTGGAGCTGGTTCTGCGCGAGAACCTGCTTGGCCTGGGCGAGGGTCATCTGGGTCACCTTCGGCATGGCGAACTGCTCTTCCTCTTCCTCCGCCGCCTTGCCGATCTGGATGGTCACCGTGGAGCCCGGGTCGGCCGGGGAGTTGGCCGTGGGCGATGTGGCGATGACCTTGCCGACGAGGTTGTCGTCGTCGGTCTCCACGTCGGTGCAGTTGCCCGTGAGGTCGTTCTGCTCCATCCGCGCCTTGGCGTCGTCACAGCTCAGGCCGCTCACGTCCGGAACGGTGGACTGCTTCTTCTCCTTGGCCACGGTGAGGGTGATCGTGGAGCCCTTCTCCACCTCGTCGCCCGCCGTCGGGTCCTGTTCGAGGACCGTGCCGGGCTCCTCGCTGGACTCCTTGGACTCAGTCTTGACCGTGAAGCCGTACTTGTCGTCCTCGAGCTTGTCCGTGGCGTCCTCGACCTGATCGTCGATGACGTTCGGTACCGCGACCTTCGGCGCCCCGGTCGACACGGTCAGCGTGATCGTGTCGCCCTTGTTGACCTGGGTCTCCGCCTTCGGGTTCTGGGCGCAGACACTGTTCTTCGGGGTGTCCTCGCAGGGCTTGGAGTCGATCTTCAGCTCCAGCTCGCGGTTGGTCGCCAGCTTCTCGGCCTCGGACTGGGTCTGGTTCACGAAGTTCGGTGCCGGGAACGTGTCGTCGTCAGCCCCGCCCTGCCCGGTGAACGCCCACTTGCCGATGAGGATCGCGCCGACCAGTACGAGCAGACCCGCGACGACCAGCAGGATCGTCGAGGTGTTGCTCTTCTTCTGCTGGCGTCGTCGCCCGGCGCGGTCGTCGTAGCCGAAGCCGCCGTCGTCCGGGTTCATCGGGGGCAGCATGGACGTGGCCTGCGCGTCCGTGGAGCGCAGAGCGGTGGTGGGGCGGTCGTCCGGGTAGCCGCCGTAACCCACGGAGCCCATGGCCGCCGTCGCCGCGACGGGCTGGCCGTCGAGGCAGGCCTCGATGTCCACGCGCATCTCGTCGGCGGACTGGTAGCGGTAGTCCGGGTCCTTGGTGAGCGCCTTCAGGACGATGGCGTCCATCTCGGGCGTGATCTCGGGGTCGAAGACGCTCGGCGCCTGCGGCTCCTCGCGTACGTGCTGGTACGCGACCGCGACCGGGGAGTCCCCGATGAACGGCGGGCGGACCGTCAGGAGCTCGTACAGCAGACAGCCCGCCGAGTACAGGTCGGAGCGGGCGTCGACCTGCTCGCCCTTCGCCTGCTCCGGCGACAGGTACTGCGCCGTTCCTATGACCGCCGCGGTCTGCGTCATCGTCATGCCGGAGTCGCCCATGGCGCGGGCGATGCCGAAGTCCATGACCTTGACCTGGCCGTTGCGCGTCAGCATGACGTTCGCCGGCTTGATGTCGCGGTGGACGATTCCGTTGCGGTGCGAGTACTCGAGCGCCTGGAGGATGCCGATGGTCATCTCCATGGCGCGCTCGGGCAGCAGCTTGCGCCCGGAGTGCAGCAGCTCTCGCAGCGTGGACCCGTCGACGTACTCCATCACGATGTACGGGATGGAGATGCCCTCGATGTAGTCCTCACCCGTGTCGTACACGGCGACGATCGCGGGATGGTTGAGCGAGGCGGCCGACTGGGCCTCCCGGCGGAACCGGGCCTGGAACGACGGATCGCGCGCGAGGTCCGCTCGCAGCGTCTTCACCGCCACCGTGCGGCCGAGCCGGGTGTCATGGGCGAGATGTACCTCCGCCATGCCACCACGGCCGAGCACGTGGCCCAGCTCGTACCGGCCGCCGAGGCGACGCGGCTCTTCCATAGCTACCTACCAGCCCTCTCCGACGGTCCTGACCACACCACGTGTGGTCCGGCGGTGTGCTGTCCGGGCATACCGTACCCGGCTCGCCTTGACTGACCTGGCCACAACCGTCACCCGATACAGGACCGGTATCGCAACGTGCACCGATGTGAAGGGGACGTGAGCGGGGTCACTTCTTGCTGTCGATGACTGCCTTCATCACGTCCTTCGCAATCGGTGCCGCGAGACCGCCGCCGGAGATGTCGTCACGGTTGGCGCTCTCGTCCTCGACGACCACGGCGACGGCGACCGGGGAGCTGCCGTCGTCGAGCTTCGCGTACGAGATGAACCAGGCGTACGGGTTCTCGCTGTTGTCGACACCACGCTGGGCGGTACCGGTCTTGCCGCCGACGGTGACGCCGTCCTCGTTGATCTGGCCCTTGGTGCCGGTGCCCTCCTTGACGACCGTCTCCATCATCGACTGAAGGATCTGGGCGTTCTTCTCGGACAGCGGCTCGCTCATCTCGGAGGGCTCGGTCTGCTCGATGACGTCGAGGCTCGGCGCCTGGAGCTTGTCGACCATGTACGGCTTCATGAGCGTGCCGTCGTTGGCGATGGCCGAGGCCACCATGGCCATCTGCAGGGGCGTCGTGGCCGTCTCGAACTGGCCGATCGAGCTGAGCGCGGTCTGCGGCCTGTCCATCTTCTCGGGGAAGTTGGAGGCGCTGGAGCGGATCGGGATGAACTGCTCCTCGTTGAAGCCGAACTTCTTGGCCGTCTCCAGCATGTCCTCCTTGCCGACATCGACGCCCAGCTTGCCGAAGACGGTGTTGCAGGAGACGCGCAGCGCCTCGCGCAGCGTCGCGTTCTTACAGGGGATGTTCCCCTCGTTCTTCAGCTCGGTGGTGCTGTCCGGCAGGGTGTACGGCAGTGGCGAGTCGGTCTTCTCGTCGGCGCTGTCGGCGATGCCGTGCTCCAGCGCCGCCGCGGCCGTGACCACCTTGAAGGTCGACCCGGGCGGGTAGATCTCGCGCAGCGCCCGGTTCTGCATCGGGTCGTCGCGGTTGTTCTTCTTCTGCAGCTTGGTCCAGGCCTTGCCGTCGACGTTGGTGGAGTTCCCCGCGAAGGACGACGGGTCGTACGAGGGAGTGGAGGCCAGCGCCAGGATCGCGCCGGTCTCGGGGTCGATCGCGGCGACGGCACCCTTGCCCTGCTTCAGCAGACCGTCGTACGCGGCCTTCTGCGCGGCGGCGTTGAGCGTGGTGACGACATTGCCGCCCTCCTGCTTCTTGCCGGTGATCATGTCGAGGGTGCGGCGGAAGAAGAGCCGGTCGTCGTTGCCCGTGAGGATGCCGTCCTCGATGCTCTCCAGCTGCGTGGCGCCGAAGGCCTGCGAGGCGTAGCCCGTGACGGGGGCCCACATCGCGCCGTCCTTGTACGTGCGCTTGTACTCGAAGTCGTTGAAGTCGCCGCCGCTCGTCTTCGTGGACCCGGTGATCGGGTTGCCGTCGACGATGATGTCGCCGCGCGGTGTGGCATAGCGCGCGATGGCGACGCGGCGGTTCTTCGTGTCCTTCTTCAGCGAGTCGGCC from Streptomyces sp. NBC_00258 includes:
- a CDS encoding peptidoglycan D,D-transpeptidase FtsI family protein; protein product: MNKPLRRIAIFCGLLVLALLIRDNWIQYVQADSLKKDTKNRRVAIARYATPRGDIIVDGNPITGSTKTSGGDFNDFEYKRTYKDGAMWAPVTGYASQAFGATQLESIEDGILTGNDDRLFFRRTLDMITGKKQEGGNVVTTLNAAAQKAAYDGLLKQGKGAVAAIDPETGAILALASTPSYDPSSFAGNSTNVDGKAWTKLQKKNNRDDPMQNRALREIYPPGSTFKVVTAAAALEHGIADSADEKTDSPLPYTLPDSTTELKNEGNIPCKNATLREALRVSCNTVFGKLGVDVGKEDMLETAKKFGFNEEQFIPIRSSASNFPEKMDRPQTALSSIGQFETATTPLQMAMVASAIANDGTLMKPYMVDKLQAPSLDVIEQTEPSEMSEPLSEKNAQILQSMMETVVKEGTGTKGQINEDGVTVGGKTGTAQRGVDNSENPYAWFISYAKLDDGSSPVAVAVVVEDESANRDDISGGGLAAPIAKDVMKAVIDSKK
- the pknB gene encoding Stk1 family PASTA domain-containing Ser/Thr kinase; translated protein: MEEPRRLGGRYELGHVLGRGGMAEVHLAHDTRLGRTVAVKTLRADLARDPSFQARFRREAQSAASLNHPAIVAVYDTGEDYIEGISIPYIVMEYVDGSTLRELLHSGRKLLPERAMEMTIGILQALEYSHRNGIVHRDIKPANVMLTRNGQVKVMDFGIARAMGDSGMTMTQTAAVIGTAQYLSPEQAKGEQVDARSDLYSAGCLLYELLTVRPPFIGDSPVAVAYQHVREEPQAPSVFDPEITPEMDAIVLKALTKDPDYRYQSADEMRVDIEACLDGQPVAATAAMGSVGYGGYPDDRPTTALRSTDAQATSMLPPMNPDDGGFGYDDRAGRRRQQKKSNTSTILLVVAGLLVLVGAILIGKWAFTGQGGADDDTFPAPNFVNQTQSEAEKLATNRELELKIDSKPCEDTPKNSVCAQNPKAETQVNKGDTITLTVSTGAPKVAVPNVIDDQVEDATDKLEDDKYGFTVKTESKESSEEPGTVLEQDPTAGDEVEKGSTITLTVAKEKKQSTVPDVSGLSCDDAKARMEQNDLTGNCTDVETDDDNLVGKVIATSPTANSPADPGSTVTIQIGKAAEEEEEQFAMPKVTQMTLAQAKQVLAQNQLQVGNIQGSQDDNAIVLASNPQEGQQVKAGDRVNLGTVDAGQQNNGGNGNGGLFGGADGAALREED
- a CDS encoding class E sortase, yielding MAATTDHEEHTDARASSPAPRRRGGGRIAAAVSVFGELLITAGLVLGLFVAYSLWWTNVVADREADKQGDKVRDHWAEDRGPVGLDTKDGIGFLHVPALKNGEVLVKKGTSTKSLNNGIAGYYTDPVKSALPQDKKGNFSLAAHRDGHGAKFHNIDKLKKGDAIVFETKDDWYVYKVYATLPETSKFNVKVLAPVPKESGKQKAGRYITLTTCTPVYTSRYRYVVWGELDRVEKVNDERTPPAELR